A window from Mauremys reevesii isolate NIE-2019 linkage group 9, ASM1616193v1, whole genome shotgun sequence encodes these proteins:
- the TRMT2B gene encoding tRNA (uracil(54)-C(5))-methyltransferase homolog, with amino-acid sequence MALSCSLRLICLRACWPVSLKQASLSTAPDEDCRQVAGRNEATRKRWMKEKKPRQDCSLPGLESSWEERLTNVATPLWRFPYEEQLKVKSESQKKVLQTLASRLRELGTDKLEITQRPDGLCCPLRSVVPSPVVNGYRNKSTFSVNRGPDGNPKTVGLYVGTGRARNIVCVRANHLENMPKKHKQVAQCYEEFLQQSPLDPCLLFHQGGHWRELTVRTNSSGHTMAIITFHPQDLSQEELCTQKALLKEFFTCGPGAVCNLTSFYFQESVMTRSSHQQSPYQLLYGEPYIFEEVLGLKFRISPDAFFQINTAGAEVLYQTVGKLSRADKNTVLLDVCCGTGAIGLSLAHQASKVVGVEVVEQAVEDARWNAILNGISNCEFHSGKAETVLPQFLMSREDDRLLVAVVNPSRAGLHYHVVRAIRNCEAIRTLIYVSCKPEGEAMRNFLEFCCPPDSGKKLVGEPFAPLLAVPVDLFPHTMHCELVMLFTR; translated from the exons ATGGCTCTCTCCTGCTCACTGAGACTGATATGCCTGCGTGCTTGCTGGCCGGTGAGTCTGAAACAGGCATCTTTGAGCACTGCACCAGATGAGGACTGCAGACAGgtggctgggaggaatgaagcaACGAGGAAAAGGTGGATGAAGGAGAAAAAGCCTAGACAGGACTGCAGCTTGCCAGGCCTGGAGTCCTCCTGGGAAGAGAG GCTAACCAATGTGGCAACTCCATTGTGGAGATTCCCCTATGAAGAACAGCTGAAG GTGAAGTCTGAGAGTCAGAAGAAGGTGTTGCAGACACTGGCTTCTCGTCTGAGGGAGCTTGGTACAGACAAACTGGAAATCACACAAAGACCAGATGGGCTTTGCTGTCCCCTCCGTTCTGTTGTCCCCTCT cctGTCGTTAATGGCTACCGAAACAAATCCACATTTTCTGTGAACCGAGGACCTGATGGGAACCCCAAAACTGTGGGACTCTATGTGGGAACTGGCAGAG CAAGGAATATTGTCTGTGTGCGAGCCAACCACCTGGAAAACATGcccaaaaaacacaaacaagTGGCCCAG TGCTATGAGGAATTTCTTCAGCAGTCCCCACTGGATCCCTGCCTCCTGTTTCACCAGGGTGGCCACTGGCGCGAGCTCACAGTACGCACCAATAGCAGTGGACACACTATGGCCATCATCACCTTCCACCCCCAGGATCTCAGTCAG GAGGAACTGTGTACTCAGAAAGCATTGCTTAAGGAGTTTTTCACTTGTGGGCCTGGAGCAGTCTGCAACCTGACCTCATTCTATTTCCAAGAGAG CGTCATGACTCGAAGTTCCCACCAGCAatccccctatcagctcctctATGGAGAACCATACATCTTTGAGGAGGTCCTGGGCTTGAAGTTCCGCATCTCTCCAGATGCCTTTTTCCAAATCAACACAGCTGGGGCAGAAGTTCTGTACCAGACAGTGGGGAAGTTAAGCCGGGCTGATAAGAACACTGTCCTTCTTGATGTCTGCTGTGGAACTG gTGCCATTGGTCTCTCTCTGGCTCACCAAGCATCTAAGGTTGTTGGTGTCGAGGTGGTGGAGCAGGCTGTAGAGGATGCCAGATGGAATGCAATATTAAATG GGATCTCAAACTGTGAGTTTCACAGTGGAAAGGCAGAGACGGTGTTGCCGCAGTTCCTGATGTCGCGAGAGGATGACCGGCTCCTTGTTGCAGTGGTAAACCCATCCCGGGCTGGACTCC ATTATCATGTGGTGCGGGCCATTCGAAACTGCGAGGCCATCCGTACGTTGATCTATGTTTCCTGCAAGCCTGAAGGAGAAGCCATGAGGAACTTCCTTGA GTTTTGCTGCCCACCAGACTCTGGGAAGAAGCTTGTAGGAGAGCCATTTGCCCCTCTATTGGCTGTCCCAGTTGACCTGTTTCCCCACACCATGCACTGTGAGCTGGTGATGCTCTTCACCCGCTGA